A stretch of Bordetella genomosp. 13 DNA encodes these proteins:
- a CDS encoding universal stress protein, whose translation MLKILVPVDGSSNSLHAVRHVVNEFRKNAALEIHLLNVQTPFSQYVSRFVSRRDRHDFHRDQAELALLPSRQMLDRFGVPYEAHMELGEKAYVITDAARRLHCDHIVVGAARKSSLIRMVENSTINKVIELTTVPVKVVAGDPVSPLERYGIPAGVGTGLASLFFAAAE comes from the coding sequence ATGTTGAAAATACTCGTTCCGGTCGACGGCTCAAGCAACTCGCTCCATGCGGTGCGGCACGTCGTCAATGAGTTCAGGAAGAACGCGGCGTTGGAAATTCATCTATTGAATGTTCAGACGCCATTTTCCCAATACGTTTCACGATTCGTGAGCAGAAGAGATCGCCACGATTTCCATCGCGATCAGGCCGAGTTGGCGCTGCTGCCAAGCAGACAGATGCTAGACAGGTTCGGGGTGCCCTATGAAGCGCACATGGAACTTGGGGAAAAGGCATACGTCATTACCGACGCGGCGCGCCGCCTCCACTGCGACCATATCGTGGTGGGTGCCGCACGCAAGAGCTCGCTGATCCGGATGGTCGAGAACTCGACGATCAACAAGGTGATTGAGCTGACGACCGTCCCGGTCAAGGTTGTGGCAGGAGACCCGGTGTCCCCGCTGGAACGCTACGGCATTCCAGCCGGCGTCGGCACGGGCTTGGCATCGTTGTTCTTTGCAGCCGCCGAATGA
- the htpX gene encoding protease HtpX, protein MKRIVLFLATNLAILLVLSVSMRLLGVEPWLNEQGLNLTALLIFAAVMGFGGSLISLAVSKWMAKKMMGVRVIKAPSNTTEAWLVDTVRKYARQAGIGMPEVGIYDAPDVNAFATGMSRNKALIAVSTGLLQQMTREEAEAVLGHEVAHAANGDMVTLALIQGVVNTFVLFLSRVIGHTVDRIIFKSENGHGPAFWVTVIIADLVLGILASLIVMWFSRQREFRADAGGASLAGRGAMIAALERLSALQPASLPDKMTAFGIAGGGASGLKRLFMTHPPLTKRIAALKAAQ, encoded by the coding sequence ATGAAGCGCATCGTCCTGTTTCTCGCCACCAACCTGGCCATTTTGCTGGTGCTCTCGGTCAGCATGCGCCTGCTGGGGGTGGAGCCATGGCTGAACGAACAGGGACTGAACTTGACGGCGCTGCTGATCTTCGCCGCGGTGATGGGCTTCGGCGGATCGCTCATCTCGCTGGCCGTCTCCAAGTGGATGGCCAAGAAGATGATGGGCGTGCGGGTGATCAAGGCGCCATCGAATACGACCGAAGCCTGGCTGGTAGATACGGTTCGCAAGTACGCGCGGCAGGCGGGCATAGGCATGCCCGAGGTAGGCATTTACGACGCGCCCGACGTCAACGCCTTCGCCACCGGGATGAGCAGGAACAAGGCGCTGATCGCCGTCTCCACCGGCCTCTTGCAGCAGATGACGCGCGAGGAGGCAGAAGCCGTGCTGGGCCATGAAGTCGCGCACGCCGCCAATGGCGACATGGTGACGCTGGCGCTGATCCAGGGCGTGGTGAACACCTTCGTGCTGTTCCTCTCGCGGGTGATCGGCCACACGGTGGACCGGATAATCTTCAAGAGCGAGAACGGGCACGGCCCGGCATTCTGGGTGACGGTCATCATCGCCGACTTGGTGCTGGGCATCCTGGCCTCCCTCATCGTCATGTGGTTCTCGCGCCAACGGGAGTTCCGCGCCGACGCGGGCGGCGCGTCACTGGCCGGGCGCGGCGCCATGATTGCAGCGTTGGAGCGGCTCAGTGCGCTGCAGCCTGCGTCCCTGCCCGACAAGATGACGGCCTTCGGCATCGCCGGCGGAGGTGCGTCGGGTCTCAAGCGCCTGTTCATGACCCACCCGCCGCTGACCAAACGCATCGCGGCGCTCAAGGCAGCGCAATGA